The Deinococcus carri DNA window GATGACGCCCTCAACCTTCTGAAGATTATTCTGCAATCAGAGAGCCCCAGGCCTGCCTATGTCGATATTTATTCTGAGAATGCGGACGGCAAACTGCATTTTGAAGAAGACCTGACGATGCGCGACTTTCTAGAAGAATCTCTAAGCTCTAAACAGTATTGGGAAAATATCCTGAACTATCTTGGAGAAACAGACCCGGAAAGTTATGTCTCGCTTTGCGACTTTTCTTGAAAACAGCGGGGCGTGCCGCTTCCTTTTTCTGCAAGCGGCACGAGAGCAACGAAAGGAGCCGAGGCACCCGGCCCCGGCTCCTTCCTGCTGAAAGCTGCTCGCTGACAGCTTTTTGCTTGTTTAGAAGTCCATCCCGCCCATGCCGCCCATGTCGCCGCCAGCGGGGGCAGCGGGCGCGGCCTTCTCGGGCTTGTCGCTGACGATGGCCTCGGTGGTCAGGATCAGCGCGCCGATGGAGGCGGCGTTCTGGAGGGCGGTGCGCGTCACCTTGGCGGGGTCCACGATACCGGCCTGCACCATGTCGTTCACGAACTCGCCGGTCGCGGCGTTGTAGCCGTAACGGGGCTGGTCGCTGTTCAGAACCGCGTTCACGATGACGCTGCCCTCGTCGCCGGCGTTCGCGGCGATCTGGCGGGCGGGTTCTTCCAGGGCGCGGATCAGGATGCGCGCGCCGGTCGCCTCGTCACCCTGGAGGCTTTCGGCAGCCTGGCGGACGGCGGGGATCACGCGTAGCAGCGTGGTGCCGCCACCCGCGACGATGCCTTCCTCGACCGCCGAGCGGGCGGTGCTGAGGGCGTCCTCGTAGCGGTGCTTCTTCTCCTTGAGTTCGGTCTCGGTCGCCGCACCCACGCGAATCACGGCCACGCCGCCGGCCAGCTTGGCGAGGCGCTCCTGGAGCTTCTCGCGGGCGTAGTCGCTGTCGGTGGTGTCGAGTTCGGCCTTGATGGCGTTGACGCGGGCATCGATTTCGGCCTGGTTGCCCTTGCCGTCCACGATGGTCGTCTCGTCCTTGGTGATGCGGATGCGGGCAGCGCGGCCCAGCATGTCCATGCCCACGTTCTCCAGGCGGTGCCCGAGGTCCTCGCTGACGACCTGACCACCGGTCACGGCGGCGATGTCGCGCAGCATTTCCTTGCGGCGGTCACCGAAGCCGGGGGCCTTCACGGCGGCGATGTTCAGCGTGCCGCGCAGCTTGTTCACGACCAGGGTGGCGAGCGCCTCGCCTTCCACGTCTTCCGCGATGATCAGCAGGGGGCGGCCCGTCTGCGCGACCTTTTCCAGCACGGGAAGCAGGTCCTTCAGCGCACTGACCTTCTTCTCGTTGAT harbors:
- the groL gene encoding chaperonin GroEL (60 kDa chaperone family; promotes refolding of misfolded polypeptides especially under stressful conditions; forms two stacked rings of heptamers to form a barrel-shaped 14mer; ends can be capped by GroES; misfolded proteins enter the barrel where they are refolded when GroES binds), giving the protein MAKQLVFDEAARRSLERGVNAVANAVKVTLGPRGRNVVIEKKFGSPTITKDGVTVAKEVELEDKLENIGAQLLKEIASKTNDITGDGTTTATVLGQAIVKEGLRNVAAGANPLALKRGIDKAVAAAVEEIKTLAVPVEDSDAIKKVAGISANDEAVGQEIASAMDKVGKEGVITIEESKGFDTEVDVVEGMQFDKGYISPYFITSPDTMEAVLEDAYILINEKKVSALKDLLPVLEKVAQTGRPLLIIAEDVEGEALATLVVNKLRGTLNIAAVKAPGFGDRRKEMLRDIAAVTGGQVVSEDLGHRLENVGMDMLGRAARIRITKDETTIVDGKGNQAEIDARVNAIKAELDTTDSDYAREKLQERLAKLAGGVAVIRVGAATETELKEKKHRYEDALSTARSAVEEGIVAGGGTTLLRVIPAVRQAAESLQGDEATGARILIRALEEPARQIAANAGDEGSVIVNAVLNSDQPRYGYNAATGEFVNDMVQAGIVDPAKVTRTALQNAASIGALILTTEAIVSDKPEKAAPAAPAGGDMGGMGGMDF